One genomic window of Monodelphis domestica isolate mMonDom1 chromosome 1, mMonDom1.pri, whole genome shotgun sequence includes the following:
- the TP53TG5 gene encoding TP53-target gene 5 protein → MKTRPVPKVQNTEQWKKRFRHGREAELNQLRTVMKNLSLLKLLKKSNPRTIGLHSLAKSCWKLLFQVPQILRVSSRTSRGTSSQLMEMDKDPIEIGELVTMNEEVEKVKAKMGKNKRVAKKATRTKSHCSFSTSSCCSSKVKGTKPSHFIILKTFPKPLKGTSQNLTKPWKWFEGLPKRIHIPAPRSLCRPSSLRWVKRCCTRFCSASLELPRAYLYKA, encoded by the exons ATGAAAACCAGGCCTGTTCCCAAG GTCCAAAATACGGAGCAGTGGAAAAAGAGGTTCCGACATGGCAGGGAAGCTGAGCTAAACCAGCTGAGGACG GTAATGAAGAACCTGTCACTCCTGAAGCTGTTGAAGAAGTCAAATCCCCGTACAATAGGTCTCCACAGTTTGGCGAAATCCTGCTGGAAACTGCTATTTCAAGTGCCCCAGATACTTCGTGTTTCCTCTAG GACCAGTAGAGGTACTTCCTCCCAACTAATGGAAATGGACAAAGACCCCATAGAGATTGGAGAGCTGGTAACAATGAATGAAGAGGTAGAGAAGGTGAAGGCAAAGATGGGAAAGAACAAGAGAGTGGCCAAGAAGGCAACAAGAACTAAGAGTCACTGCTCCTTCTCCACCTCCTCCTGCTGCTCCTCCAAGGTCAAAGGCACCAAGCCCTCTCACTTCATCATCTTGAAGACCTTTCCCAAACCCCTCAAAGGAACCTCCCAGAACTTAACAAAACCTTGGAAATGGTTTGAAGGTCTGCCCAAACGCATCCACATACCAGCCCCCAGATCACTCTGCCGGCCTTCTTCACTTCGCTGGGTAAAGCGCTGCTGTACCCGGTTCTGTTCTGCATCCTTGGAGCTGCCAAGGGCTTACCTTTACAAAGCATGA
- the DBNDD2 gene encoding dysbindin domain-containing protein 2 isoform X2 — translation MDPNSRGALDRQQLRLRDRQKFFEEVFQPDSEFFFPLSHLHLESRRPPIGSISSMEVNVDTLEQPELIDFGDPDASDVFLPCEELPPTPQPPTVSGVGDHPEELNLPMPPSDRTMSRTSSSSSSTELNSPDLLGDGVDTPLAQSDEEDGGAEPAACS, via the exons ATGGATCCCAATTCCCGTGGAGCCCTGGACCGACAGCAGCTCCGCCTTCGAGATCGACAGAAATTCTTTGAGGAAGTTTTCCAGCCAGATTCAGAATTCTTCTTCCCTCTATCCCATCTTCACCTTGAGTCCAGGAGAC CTCCCATCGGCAGCATCTCTTCCATGGAAGTGAATGTGGATACCCTGGAGCAGCCTGAATTGATTGACTTTGGGGACCCGGATGCTTCCGATGTGTTCCTGCCCTGTGAGGAGCTCCCACCAACTCCACAGCCACCTACTGTATCTG GTGTGGGTGACCACCCAGAAGAGCTGAACCTGCCGATGCCCCCGTCAGACAGGACCATGTCAAggacctcctcttcctcttcttccactGAACTTAATAGCCCAGACCTGCTCGGAGATGGTGTGGACACACCTTTGGCACAGTCTGATGAGGAAGATGGTGGTGCAGAGCCTGCAGCGTGCAGCTAG
- the DBNDD2 gene encoding dysbindin domain-containing protein 2 isoform X1, with the protein MLLPGARMDPNSRGALDRQQLRLRDRQKFFEEVFQPDSEFFFPLSHLHLESRRPPIGSISSMEVNVDTLEQPELIDFGDPDASDVFLPCEELPPTPQPPTVSGVGDHPEELNLPMPPSDRTMSRTSSSSSSTELNSPDLLGDGVDTPLAQSDEEDGGAEPAACS; encoded by the exons ATGCTCTTACCTG GAGCCAGAATGGATCCCAATTCCCGTGGAGCCCTGGACCGACAGCAGCTCCGCCTTCGAGATCGACAGAAATTCTTTGAGGAAGTTTTCCAGCCAGATTCAGAATTCTTCTTCCCTCTATCCCATCTTCACCTTGAGTCCAGGAGAC CTCCCATCGGCAGCATCTCTTCCATGGAAGTGAATGTGGATACCCTGGAGCAGCCTGAATTGATTGACTTTGGGGACCCGGATGCTTCCGATGTGTTCCTGCCCTGTGAGGAGCTCCCACCAACTCCACAGCCACCTACTGTATCTG GTGTGGGTGACCACCCAGAAGAGCTGAACCTGCCGATGCCCCCGTCAGACAGGACCATGTCAAggacctcctcttcctcttcttccactGAACTTAATAGCCCAGACCTGCTCGGAGATGGTGTGGACACACCTTTGGCACAGTCTGATGAGGAAGATGGTGGTGCAGAGCCTGCAGCGTGCAGCTAG
- the SYS1 gene encoding protein SYS1 homolog → MAGQFRSYVWDPILIISQIVLMQNVYYGSLGLWLALVDSLVQSSPSLDQIFSPEILGFSTPPGRLSMMAFVLNALTCALGLLYFIRRGKQCLDFTVTVHFFHLLGCWIYSSHFPSSMTWWLVHAVCIALMAVIGEYLCMRTELKEIPLNSTPKSNV, encoded by the exons ATGGCTGGCCAGTTCCGTAGCTATGTGTGGGACCCCATCCTGATTATCTCCCAGATCGTCCTCATGCAGAATGTCTACTATGGCTCCCTCGGTCTGTGGTTGGCCTTGGTGGACAGCCTGGTGCAGAGCAGCCCCTCTCTGGACCAGATATTCAGCCCGGAG ATCCTGGGCTTCTCTACTCCTCCTGGCCGTCTTTCCATGATGGCTTTTGTTCTTAATGCTCTTACCTG TGCCCTTGGTTTGTTATACTTCATCCGTCGAGGAAAACAGTGTTTGGACTTCACTGTCACAGTCCATTTCTTCCACCTCTTGGGATGCTGGATCTACAGTTCCCATTTCCCCTCATCGATGACCTGGTGGCTGGTGCATGCTGTGTGTATTGCCTTGATGGCTGTGATTGGGGAGTACCTCTGTATGAGGACGGAGCTTAAGGAGATCCCCCTGAACTCTACACCCAAATCTAATGTCTAG